A genomic segment from Roseobacter litoralis Och 149 encodes:
- the pufM gene encoding photosynthetic reaction center subunit M: protein MMYPDYQNIFTQVQVRGKPEMGMDDAGNNMHEERVGKPFFNSLAGLIGNGQIGPYYWGWTSMVAFGTGLAWFVIVGFNMLAQVGWSIPQFIRQLFWLALEPPSPEYGLTMPPLNDGGWYIIASFFLLVSVMTWLLRAYLLAEQHKMGKHIFWGFAAAVWLFLVLGLFRPILMGSWSEAVPYGIFPHLDWTTAFSIRYGNLYYNPFHCLSIVFLYGSVLLFCMHGGTILAVTRYGGDRELEQIYDRGTATERAALFWRWTMGFNATMEGIHRWAWWFAVLTPITGGIGILLTGTVVDNWFIWAQEHHFAPMYDGSYGYEDYGSYEAFIGKEN, encoded by the coding sequence ATGATGTATCCTGACTATCAAAACATCTTCACGCAGGTTCAGGTCCGTGGCAAACCCGAAATGGGCATGGACGACGCTGGCAATAACATGCACGAAGAACGGGTTGGAAAGCCATTCTTCAACTCGCTTGCCGGTCTGATCGGCAACGGGCAGATCGGGCCTTATTACTGGGGCTGGACCTCGATGGTCGCTTTCGGCACCGGTTTGGCATGGTTCGTGATCGTGGGCTTCAACATGCTGGCACAGGTCGGCTGGTCGATCCCACAATTCATCCGGCAGCTGTTCTGGCTGGCACTTGAGCCGCCCTCGCCTGAATATGGGCTGACCATGCCACCGCTGAACGATGGCGGCTGGTACATCATCGCCAGTTTCTTTTTACTGGTGTCGGTCATGACGTGGCTGCTGCGCGCGTATCTGCTCGCCGAACAGCACAAGATGGGGAAACATATCTTCTGGGGCTTTGCGGCTGCGGTCTGGTTGTTCCTCGTGCTGGGCCTGTTCCGTCCGATCCTGATGGGGTCCTGGTCTGAGGCGGTGCCTTACGGTATCTTCCCGCACCTTGACTGGACGACAGCGTTTTCGATCCGCTACGGCAACCTTTACTACAACCCGTTCCACTGTCTTTCGATCGTGTTCCTTTATGGCTCTGTCCTGCTGTTCTGTATGCATGGCGGCACCATTCTGGCGGTGACCCGTTACGGCGGCGACCGCGAGCTGGAGCAGATCTATGACCGTGGTACAGCCACCGAACGTGCGGCATTGTTCTGGCGCTGGACCATGGGCTTTAACGCCACCATGGAAGGCATCCACCGTTGGGCATGGTGGTTCGCGGTTCTGACCCCGATCACCGGCGGTATCGGAATCCTGCTCACCGGCACAGTCGTGGACAACTGGTTCATCTGGGCACAAGAGCACCATTTCGCGCCAATGTATGACGGTTCATACGGCTACGAAGACTACGGCTCCTACGAAGCCTTTATCGGTAAGGAGAACTGA
- the pufC gene encoding photosynthetic reaction center cytochrome PufC: MFPKWFDKWNADNPTNIFGPAILVGVLGVAVFGAAAIVSIGNPAQTASMQTGPRGTGMSVPEFNVARFTPDPTIEGYYTEEPYIPEGGEDLAKDIYENVQVLGDLTEDNFNRVMTAMTQWVSPEEGCVYCHGEGDLETYGADDLYTKVVARRMIQMTQNINENWDGHVNANGEVGVNCYTCHRGENVPSEIWFNITPVTEATAGWASVQNRATSLSQSTSLPSNALEIYLTEYEAVNVHDLESRVAGVPNDIEVASIQKTEMTFSLMNYFSNSLGVNCVFCHNSRAFYDPEQHTPQWATALLGRQMVIEMNQEYLIPLETEYPEDRLGPVYADAPKAACKTCHKGYQQPMQGMNAIADWPELATTEAPVYE; encoded by the coding sequence ATGTTTCCCAAGTGGTTTGACAAATGGAACGCGGATAACCCGACCAATATCTTTGGTCCGGCCATTCTGGTCGGTGTCCTTGGGGTCGCTGTCTTTGGTGCCGCTGCGATCGTGAGCATCGGCAATCCTGCACAGACGGCCAGCATGCAAACTGGCCCACGCGGTACGGGCATGTCGGTACCGGAATTCAATGTGGCCCGGTTTACGCCGGACCCCACGATTGAAGGCTACTACACCGAAGAACCCTATATCCCCGAAGGTGGCGAAGATCTGGCCAAGGACATTTACGAAAATGTTCAGGTGCTGGGTGATCTGACAGAGGATAACTTCAACCGTGTCATGACAGCCATGACGCAGTGGGTGTCTCCAGAGGAGGGCTGTGTCTACTGCCATGGTGAAGGTGATCTGGAAACCTATGGTGCGGATGACCTTTATACCAAGGTCGTGGCGCGGCGCATGATCCAGATGACCCAGAACATCAATGAAAACTGGGATGGTCACGTGAATGCCAACGGCGAGGTCGGTGTAAACTGCTACACCTGCCACCGCGGGGAAAACGTGCCCTCAGAGATCTGGTTCAACATAACGCCCGTGACCGAAGCGACCGCCGGTTGGGCGTCGGTTCAAAACCGCGCCACCTCACTGAGCCAGTCCACATCATTGCCGTCAAACGCGTTGGAAATCTATCTGACGGAATACGAAGCGGTGAATGTGCACGATCTGGAAAGCCGTGTGGCCGGTGTGCCCAACGACATCGAAGTCGCGTCGATCCAGAAGACCGAGATGACGTTCTCGCTGATGAACTACTTTTCCAACAGCCTTGGGGTGAACTGCGTGTTCTGTCACAACAGCCGCGCGTTCTATGACCCTGAACAGCATACGCCCCAATGGGCGACGGCACTGCTGGGACGTCAGATGGTGATCGAGATGAATCAGGAATACCTGATCCCGCTCGAAACCGAATATCCTGAAGATCGCCTTGGACCGGTCTATGCAGATGCGCCCAAAGCGGCCTGCAAGACCTGCCACAAAGGCTATCAACAACCCATGCAAGGCATGAATGCCATTGCAGACTGGCCCGAACTCGCGACCACCGAAGCGCCAGTTTACGAATAA
- the dxs gene encoding 1-deoxy-D-xylulose-5-phosphate synthase: MTDTKTPTLDRVAGPADLRSMSDLELRTVADELRAEVVEAVSQTGGHLGSSLGVVELSVAIHAVFDTPRDKLVWDVGHQCYPHKILTGRRKQMPTLRQGGGISGFTKRSESEYDPFGAAHSSTSISAALGFTVSRDMGQPTGDAVAVIGDGSISAGMAYEALNNAGHEGRRMFVILNDNEMSIAPPVGAMSSYLSSLSELSRVGPFGGLVAIAEGMEQLAPKPVRDGARRARELVTGLESRGTFFEELGFDYIGPIDGHDMEQLLSVLRGAKARATGPVLIHCCTVKGKGYAPAEGSADKYHGVSKFNVGTGVQAKAKANAPSYTAVFGDALTSLAEEDPSVVAVTAAMPSGTGVDRMAKRFPNRVFDVGIAEQHGVTFAAAMAATGLKPFCAIYSTFLQRGYDQIVHDVALQGLPVRFAIDRAGLVGADGATHAGSFDIGYLGALPGMVVMAAADEAELVHMVATAGAHNDGPIAFRYPRGNGTGVPLPEMGRVLEIGKGRMIREGDGEVAILSLGTLLSDCEAAARMLEAEGINATIADARFAKPLDMELIANLVQNHKALITVEQGAMGGFGAMVLQSMAAEGLLDLGCKLRTICLPDRFIDQASPTEMYREAGLDTLGIVEQVTRVLGRDLKVVNLNANRT, from the coding sequence ATGACCGATACAAAAACCCCAACATTAGACCGTGTCGCGGGACCTGCCGATTTACGCAGCATGAGCGATCTCGAACTGCGCACTGTGGCTGATGAGCTGCGCGCCGAAGTTGTCGAGGCGGTCAGTCAGACCGGTGGGCATCTTGGTTCAAGCCTCGGGGTTGTGGAACTCAGCGTTGCGATCCACGCGGTGTTCGACACGCCGCGCGACAAACTGGTGTGGGATGTGGGGCATCAGTGCTACCCGCATAAAATCCTGACGGGTCGGCGCAAGCAGATGCCCACCCTGCGGCAGGGCGGGGGGATCAGCGGTTTCACCAAACGGTCGGAATCTGAGTATGACCCATTCGGTGCGGCGCATTCCAGCACATCAATTTCCGCCGCACTGGGGTTTACCGTCAGCCGCGATATGGGTCAGCCGACAGGGGATGCGGTCGCGGTCATCGGTGACGGATCGATCAGCGCGGGCATGGCCTATGAGGCGCTGAACAATGCAGGCCACGAGGGCCGACGCATGTTCGTGATCCTGAATGACAACGAAATGAGCATCGCGCCGCCTGTTGGCGCGATGTCGTCCTATTTATCCAGCCTTTCCGAGCTGTCGCGCGTGGGCCCCTTTGGTGGCCTTGTCGCCATCGCGGAAGGCATGGAGCAGCTGGCACCAAAACCCGTGCGTGATGGCGCCCGGCGCGCCCGTGAGCTGGTGACGGGGCTTGAGAGCCGCGGTACGTTTTTTGAGGAACTCGGCTTTGATTACATCGGGCCGATTGATGGCCATGATATGGAGCAGTTGCTGAGTGTCCTGCGCGGGGCCAAGGCACGCGCGACCGGACCGGTTCTGATCCATTGCTGCACCGTCAAGGGCAAGGGCTATGCGCCCGCCGAAGGGTCGGCAGACAAATATCACGGCGTCAGTAAATTCAATGTGGGCACCGGCGTTCAGGCCAAGGCCAAAGCAAACGCGCCCTCTTACACGGCGGTGTTCGGGGATGCGCTCACATCACTGGCCGAAGAAGACCCTTCCGTCGTGGCGGTCACGGCGGCGATGCCCTCGGGCACAGGGGTTGACCGGATGGCCAAACGGTTCCCGAACCGGGTGTTCGACGTCGGTATTGCCGAACAGCATGGCGTGACATTTGCCGCTGCGATGGCGGCAACGGGGCTGAAACCGTTTTGCGCGATTTACTCGACCTTTTTGCAGCGTGGCTACGATCAGATCGTGCATGATGTGGCACTGCAGGGTCTGCCGGTGCGCTTTGCCATAGACCGGGCGGGTCTTGTGGGCGCTGATGGGGCAACCCATGCGGGGTCTTTCGACATCGGGTATCTTGGTGCCTTGCCGGGGATGGTGGTGATGGCCGCCGCAGATGAAGCAGAGCTTGTGCATATGGTCGCCACGGCGGGCGCGCATAACGATGGCCCGATTGCCTTTCGCTATCCGCGCGGCAATGGGACCGGCGTGCCGCTGCCCGAAATGGGCCGTGTTCTTGAAATCGGTAAGGGGCGCATGATCCGCGAAGGGGATGGCGAAGTTGCGATCCTGTCGCTGGGCACTCTGCTGTCGGATTGCGAGGCGGCGGCCCGCATGCTTGAGGCCGAAGGGATCAATGCCACCATCGCGGATGCCCGTTTTGCCAAGCCGCTGGATATGGAGTTGATCGCGAACCTTGTTCAAAACCACAAGGCGCTCATCACTGTCGAACAGGGTGCCATGGGTGGCTTTGGCGCAATGGTGTTGCAATCCATGGCCGCCGAAGGACTGCTGGATCTGGGCTGCAAATTGCGCACCATTTGTCTGCCGGACCGCTTCATTGATCAGGCGTCGCCAACGGAGATGTATCGCGAAGCGGGCCTTGATACGCTTGGCATTGTTGAACAGGTCACCCGCGTTTTGGGCCGGGACCTCAAGGTTGTGAACCTCAACGCAAACCGCACTTAA
- a CDS encoding P1 family peptidase, whose amino-acid sequence MRPGPRNLITDVAGLRVGNAQDDRLKSGTTVLTADAPFTASVHVMGGAPGTRETDLLAPDKSVASVDALVLSGGSAFGLEACSGVVEGLRAMGRGFVLGSAIVPIVPGAILFDLTNGGAKDWDTNPYSALGRRALETASALFEIGTTGAGTGATTATLKGGLGSASLVMDNGITVGALVAANPFGAVTTPGSRHFFAAPYEMGDEFAGLGPDPTKGHGLPFQTKTMHGTGEGANTTIAIVATDAALDKAQCQRMAIAAHDGMARAVVPSHTPMDGDLVFAAAMGAKPLKNPLPDLSLIGHGAALCLARAIARAVYAATPKPGDLLPSWQDLSAP is encoded by the coding sequence ATGCGGCCCGGCCCCCGCAACCTGATTACGGATGTTGCTGGCCTGCGGGTCGGCAATGCGCAGGACGACAGGTTGAAATCAGGAACGACCGTCCTGACGGCTGACGCGCCGTTTACCGCATCTGTTCATGTGATGGGCGGCGCGCCCGGCACCCGCGAAACCGACCTGCTGGCCCCGGATAAATCTGTCGCATCGGTCGATGCGCTGGTCCTTTCCGGAGGCTCCGCTTTTGGGCTTGAGGCGTGCAGCGGCGTTGTTGAGGGTTTGCGCGCGATGGGGCGCGGCTTTGTGCTGGGGTCCGCCATCGTGCCGATCGTTCCGGGTGCGATCCTCTTTGATCTGACGAATGGCGGGGCGAAAGACTGGGACACTAACCCCTACTCCGCTTTGGGCCGCCGTGCGCTAGAAACCGCAAGCGCCCTGTTTGAGATCGGAACGACCGGTGCCGGGACCGGCGCAACAACGGCCACCCTGAAAGGGGGTCTTGGCTCCGCATCCCTCGTGATGGACAATGGCATAACAGTCGGGGCACTGGTCGCGGCGAACCCATTTGGTGCTGTTACGACACCCGGCAGTCGCCATTTCTTTGCTGCGCCTTATGAAATGGGTGACGAGTTCGCAGGGCTGGGCCCAGACCCCACCAAGGGGCACGGCCTACCATTCCAGACCAAAACGATGCATGGCACCGGCGAGGGTGCGAATACCACAATCGCGATTGTCGCGACCGATGCGGCCCTTGATAAAGCGCAATGTCAGCGCATGGCGATTGCCGCGCATGATGGGATGGCGCGCGCAGTTGTGCCCAGCCATACGCCCATGGATGGTGATCTGGTTTTCGCGGCGGCTATGGGTGCAAAGCCCTTGAAAAATCCATTGCCGGATCTGAGCCTGATCGGCCATGGCGCAGCGCTTTGTCTGGCCCGCGCGATTGCCCGCGCTGTGTACGCCGCGACGCCAAAGCCGGGTGATCTGCTACCAAGCTGGCAGGATTTGTCTGCGCCTTAA
- a CDS encoding cupin domain-containing protein, with protein sequence MKPINLAEKLGQFTSHWDPHVVTQYNDNDVMVVRFQGEFPFHLHEDTDDFFLVLQGEMTMDLEGASHVVKAGELFVVPKGVMHRPRAEAECHVLLIEPKGEPNTGDPATAAAKPHI encoded by the coding sequence ATGAAGCCCATCAATCTGGCCGAGAAACTGGGACAGTTCACCTCTCATTGGGACCCGCATGTGGTCACGCAGTACAACGACAACGATGTCATGGTCGTTCGGTTTCAGGGTGAATTTCCTTTTCATCTGCATGAAGACACGGATGATTTCTTTCTGGTGTTGCAGGGCGAGATGACCATGGACCTTGAGGGCGCTTCCCATGTGGTCAAAGCGGGCGAGCTTTTCGTTGTGCCCAAAGGCGTGATGCATCGCCCCCGTGCCGAAGCAGAGTGTCACGTGCTGCTGATCGAACCCAAGGGCGAGCCAAATACCGGCGATCCTGCCACCGCTGCCGCCAAGCCGCACATCTGA
- a CDS encoding SDR family oxidoreductase: protein MRLSGKTAIITGGASGFGAGIARKFIAEGCRVIIADINGDAAAEMAVELGENAVAQQVDVSDGASVDTMAEAARAVWGDVDILINNAGVTHLPAPMEDVSESDFDRVLAVNVKAVYLTAKAFVPHMKARGRGVILNVASTAGVSPRPNLNWYNASKGWMITATKTMAVELAPNGIRVNALNPVAGETPLLKTFLGEDTPEMRAKFLSTIPLGRFSSPEDMGNAACYLCSDEASMITGVAMEVDGGRCI, encoded by the coding sequence ATGCGACTGTCTGGAAAAACCGCCATTATTACCGGGGGCGCTTCGGGTTTTGGCGCGGGTATTGCACGTAAATTCATCGCAGAGGGCTGCCGCGTCATAATCGCCGATATCAATGGCGACGCCGCCGCCGAAATGGCCGTTGAACTGGGCGAGAACGCAGTGGCGCAACAGGTCGATGTGTCTGATGGCGCTTCGGTCGATACCATGGCCGAGGCTGCGCGCGCGGTCTGGGGTGATGTTGATATCCTGATCAACAATGCGGGCGTCACCCATTTGCCCGCCCCGATGGAAGACGTGAGCGAAAGCGATTTCGACAGGGTTTTGGCCGTCAACGTAAAGGCTGTCTATCTGACCGCGAAAGCCTTCGTGCCACATATGAAAGCGCGCGGTCGTGGGGTTATCCTGAATGTAGCGTCCACCGCTGGCGTGTCGCCCCGACCAAACCTGAACTGGTACAATGCCTCTAAAGGCTGGATGATCACCGCGACCAAAACCATGGCGGTCGAACTTGCGCCCAACGGCATACGCGTCAACGCGCTGAACCCGGTTGCCGGAGAAACGCCGTTGCTGAAAACCTTTCTGGGCGAAGACACGCCAGAGATGCGCGCCAAGTTTCTGTCCACGATCCCCTTGGGACGTTTTTCGTCACCGGAGGATATGGGCAATGCGGCCTGTTATCTGTGCTCGGACGAGGCGTCCATGATCACTGGTGTTGCAATGGAAGTCGACGGAGGTCGCTGCATATGA
- a CDS encoding GNAT family N-acetyltransferase, which produces MRDEIILKPINQAQHSEDALDLAMRAADYATLEVGHAPDDAYILDFFTAVPPDLEPDCLMHFGIMEGPAMVGIICIAEGYEFPDDWWIGLLLLDPAFRGQGVGRKVLSDINKRARERRIALLKLAVLAANPRALKFWHREGFTHHRDAPATPQSDGHDRIVLKYQL; this is translated from the coding sequence ATGCGGGATGAAATCATCCTGAAACCTATCAATCAGGCACAGCACAGCGAGGATGCGCTGGACCTTGCCATGCGGGCTGCGGACTACGCCACGCTTGAGGTAGGGCATGCCCCTGATGACGCGTATATCCTTGATTTTTTTACCGCCGTGCCACCAGACTTGGAACCGGACTGCCTCATGCATTTCGGGATCATGGAAGGTCCTGCGATGGTGGGCATAATCTGCATCGCCGAGGGATATGAATTCCCCGATGACTGGTGGATCGGGCTGTTGCTGCTTGATCCGGCGTTTCGCGGCCAAGGTGTTGGGCGTAAAGTTTTGTCAGACATCAATAAAAGAGCGCGTGAACGGCGTATCGCTCTGCTCAAACTCGCGGTTTTGGCGGCAAATCCCCGCGCGCTCAAGTTCTGGCATCGCGAAGGGTTTACCCATCACCGGGATGCCCCCGCGACACCACAAAGCGATGGACATGACAGGATCGTGCTGAAATACCAGTTGTAA
- a CDS encoding acetoin utilization protein AcuC — MTAPRLIGAEIFRHSSYGRWHPLRVPRVSTVMDLSRAMGWLPPEQFITAPRAKPKALLAWHTAEYIAALQRVEETQEPTPQDTQRHDIGTVTNPVYPEIFRRPATAAGGSLLAGELLRDGGIIYNPPGGTHHGMPDRANGFCYLNDPVLAMLSLRRNGVQRIAYVDIDAHHCDGVAAGFHGDPQCLMISVHEERLWPRTGLLDDTAGGAGLNLPVPRGLNDTEMAYIRDRLIIPQVEAFRPNAVVLLCGADGVEEDPLAHLSLSNNAHWAITKALIGIAPRMLVLGGGGYNPWSVGRLWTGVWATLNGHDIPDHLPNEAEAVLRALRFDGNRRGKNPPQHWFTTLRDEPRPGPLRSEITDRVAELSRRAASLRLDV, encoded by the coding sequence ATGACTGCGCCGCGCCTGATAGGAGCCGAGATCTTTCGACACTCGAGCTATGGACGCTGGCATCCTTTGCGGGTGCCGCGTGTGTCGACGGTTATGGACTTGTCGCGTGCGATGGGCTGGCTGCCGCCCGAACAATTCATCACCGCGCCAAGGGCCAAGCCCAAAGCGCTGCTGGCATGGCACACGGCGGAATATATTGCCGCCTTGCAGCGGGTAGAGGAGACGCAGGAACCGACACCGCAGGATACGCAGCGCCATGACATCGGCACGGTCACCAATCCCGTTTACCCCGAAATTTTTCGACGGCCCGCGACGGCGGCCGGGGGCTCCCTGCTGGCGGGCGAATTGCTGCGCGACGGGGGCATCATCTATAACCCGCCCGGGGGGACGCATCACGGGATGCCGGATCGGGCGAACGGGTTTTGCTATCTCAACGATCCGGTGCTTGCCATGCTGAGCCTCAGGCGCAATGGCGTGCAGCGCATTGCCTATGTGGATATTGACGCGCACCATTGTGACGGCGTCGCGGCTGGTTTTCATGGCGATCCACAGTGTCTGATGATTTCGGTGCACGAAGAACGGCTTTGGCCCAGAACCGGGTTGTTGGATGACACAGCAGGGGGGGCTGGCCTGAACCTGCCGGTGCCGCGTGGCCTGAACGATACGGAAATGGCCTATATCCGCGACAGGTTGATCATTCCGCAGGTTGAGGCGTTCAGGCCTAATGCGGTGGTGCTGCTGTGTGGTGCGGATGGCGTGGAAGAAGACCCGCTTGCGCATCTGAGCCTCAGCAACAATGCGCATTGGGCCATAACCAAAGCCTTGATAGGGATCGCGCCGCGCATGCTTGTGCTGGGAGGCGGTGGATATAACCCGTGGTCGGTCGGGCGGCTTTGGACCGGGGTTTGGGCGACGCTCAACGGGCATGACATTCCGGATCACCTGCCGAACGAGGCGGAAGCCGTACTGCGCGCTTTGCGTTTTGACGGGAACCGTCGCGGTAAAAACCCGCCACAGCACTGGTTCACGACGTTACGGGATGAACCCCGTCCCGGGCCGCTCAGGTCTGAAATAACGGATCGGGTTGCAGAGCTGTCACGCCGCGCCGCGTCTCTGCGCCTGGATGTCT